A region from the Triticum aestivum cultivar Chinese Spring chromosome 3D, IWGSC CS RefSeq v2.1, whole genome shotgun sequence genome encodes:
- the LOC123075870 gene encoding F-box/FBD/LRR-repeat protein At1g13570: protein MSTCKKARAEGICVVTLDRLSSLPPEIKGNILSLLNVEEAVRTCTLSSTWRDAWANMPKISLRDGNFARTKFVTLVDMVLSLHKGTIEECHISGNKNYHDEFGRWMLMLSRKSPRSVIIKLNSGPMYRIPSCLFSLGDLKSLRLKNCIISLPRVFQGFKSLTYLSLSFFSSTDRDIQNLISFCPELTYLRLTSFEGIKCLNIQSPTLEDLVDGYFEDINLDAPNLEEAILSLDLKAKSYQFVPIPHDKESHVKQSLGSLSDIEMLLVGGFFMKYLSKGCIVTKLPVVFTRLEDIYLVICLSDQRQVLTACSLFQNAPNLKNLGMLSYPSRTWDEDKASIQELTLQMQMDHLVTASVKEFRGRDYEVDFVAKLLTWAPALEEVKLEWKGQIDRSMVLTKLLALPRVSPRAKVIVT from the exons ATGAGTACCTGTAAAAAGGCCAGGGCGGAAGGTATATGTGTTGTGACTTTAGATAGACTGAGCAGCCTACCGCCAGAGATAAAGGGCAACATCCTCTCCCTTTTGAATGTCGAAGAAGCAGTTAGGACTTGCACCTTATCAAGTACTTGGAGGGATGCATGGGCTAATATGCCAAAAATATCTCTGCGCGATGGAAATTTTGCACGAACCAAGTTCGTTACGTTGGTCGATATGGTGCTATCACTCCACAAAGGAACTATAGAAGAGTGTCATATTTCAGGTAACAAAAATTACCATGATGAGTTCGGTAGGTGGATGCTCATGCTGTCAAGAAAATCACCAAGATCAGTTATAATCAAGTTGAACTCAGGGCCAATGTATAGGATTCCCTCATGCCTCTTTTCTCTCGGCGATCTGAAGTCTCTGCGACTGAAAAACTGCATTATCAGCTTGCCACGGGTATTCCAAGGTTTCAAGAGCCTAACTTACCTCAGCCTGAGCTTTTTCTCCTCCACAGACAGGGATATCCAAAATCTGATCTCCTTTTGTCCTGAACTGACTTATTTGAGATTAACTTCTTTTGAGGGCATCAAATGTCTAAACATTCAATCTCCTACACTGGAAGATCTTGTTGATGGGTACTTTGAAGACATTAATTTAGATGCCCCTAATCTGGAGGAGGCCATTCTCTCTCTTGATCTCAAAGCTAAGTCATATCAATTTGTTCCAATTCCGCATGACAAGGAAAGCCATGTCAAGCAGTCATTGGGAAGCCTGAGTGACATCGAAATGCTTTTAGTTGGTGGTTTTTTCATGAAG taTCTATCAAAGGGGTGCATAGTTACGAAGCTCCCTGTCGTGTTTACTCGCCTAGAGGATATTTATCTTGTGATATGCCTTTCGGACCAGAGGCAAGTCTTGACCGCGTGTTCATTATTTCAGAATGCCCCCAACTTGAAGAACCTTGGGATGTTG AGTTACCCTTCGAGAACATGGGATGAGGATAAGGCTAGCATTCAAGAGCTTACCCTGCAAATGCAAATGGACCATCTCGTAACAGctagtgtgaaagaatttaggGGTCGGGACTACGAAGTCGATTTCGTGGCAAAGCTACTGACCTGGGCACCTGCTTTGGAAGAAGTGAAATTAGAGTGGAAGGGTCAAATAGACCGCAGCATGGTTCTTACCAAGCTATTAGCTCTGCCGAGAGTGTCTCCCAGGGCCAAGGTCATTGTTACATGA